One Algoriphagus sp. Y33 genomic window, CTTGCCGAGCAACACTGCGGTATTGGGTCTGAGCACGTGAGAGCTCCGCGACTTACTTTGATTGGGGAAGAGCGCGACCGTGTTGAGAAAATCATTACCGAGGGAATTGCCAATAGGCCTAAACTGTAAGAATTGGGACTAATGGCATCGGTCTTGCACCTTTTTCCTATATTCATATTATAAACCTTTTAAACTCACATATCCTATGATAGATCAAATTTTCACTGCAGCAACCGAGGCTTTCCTTCAGTACAAAAATATGCCTGCAAATCTCAAAGCAGACTTTTTAGATAAAATCGCGGAGATACTGGAAACAAATAGATCTCAAATAGTACCTGTGGCTGTAAGAGAATCAAATCTTCCCGAAGGAAGAATCAATGGGGAATTAGGAAGAACAACCGGCCAGATCAAACTTTTCGCCACTATGGTAAGAGAGGGCAGCTGGCTGGAAGCGACTATAGATCCGGGAGATCCTCAAAGATCACCTTTACCAAAAGCAGATATCAGAAAAATGCTGATTCCCATAGGGCCTGTAGTTGTATTCGGTGCAAGCAATTTCCCCCTGGCATTTTCTACCGCTGGAGGGGATACGATTTCGGCTTTGGCTGCAGGCTGTCCTGTTGTCTATAAAGGTCATCCTGCCCATCCGGAAACTTCAAGATTGGTGGCAGAATGTATTCATAAAGCTGTGATCAGTTCAGATTTGCCCGAAGGAGTGTTCATCCACGTAGAAGGAGGAATCGAAATAGGTCAAGCATTAGTTAAGCATCCTTTGGCAAAAGCCGTAGCATTCACCGGTTCTCATGCCGGAGGAAAAGCGCTTTTCGATCTTGCAAGCAAGCGCGAAGAACCTATCCCTGTATACGCAGAAATGGGTTCAGTAAATCCAGTGTTTACATTCCCTGCCAAACTTGAAAATGAATTGGTACCACTAGCCCAATCTTATGTAAGTTCTCTTACCATGGGAGCAGGCCAGTTCTGCACCAATCCGGGGTTGATCTTTGTGCCAAGCACGCACGCTAAAGCATTTGAAACAGCAATAACTCAAGAAATCAAGGACATCGCAGGCTCTCCAATGCTGCATCCCGGCATTGCCAAGGCTTACTATGAATCTGTCGAATACTATCAGACACGTGAAGAGCTAAAGTGGATCAAAGTGGCCGACCCTAAGCATCTGATCAATGGCAGTCCTGCCTTGGCAGAGATCAAAGCCTCGGATTGGCTTGCTGATGACATATTCCAAAAAGAGGTCTTCGGTGCATTTGCCCTGATGGTAGTATATGATTCCCCCAATGAATTGGTCGAGGTCGCCAAAAAACTTCATGGTCAATTGACAATCACAATCTGGGGGGATGTCCCCGAACTTAAGAAAAACGCAGCGCTGATCAATCTTCTGGAAGAAAAATGTGGCAGACTGCTTTTCCAAGGAGTACCTACCGGTGTAGAGGTGGGCTATGCCATGCAGCATGGCGGGCCATATCCGTCTACTACAGACTCCAAATCCACTTCAGTGGGTGCAGGTGCAATCAAGCGCTTTGCCCGTCCAATTGCCTTTCAAGACATGCACCCTGATTTACTTCCGGACGCTTTGAAGAATGAAAACCCAATGAAGATTGTAAGACAGGTAAACGGAAAGTTTACTGCAGATAAAATCTAGTGATGTACGGTTTACAAATGGCGATTTACGGGATTTTAATGCACTTTAATCACAATTGATCAAGAATACGTCCCAGTTTCAAACGGCGGATAATCTGCCACGGTAGAACTTAATTTTCCAATATTTCAATCCGCCACGGCGGACAAGTAATTCCAATCTTGAATTAGTTTATGTCAACAAGACACACTTTCTCCTGCATTGATGCCCATACTTGTGGCAATCCTGTGCGGGTAGTTTCGGGCGGAGTTCCCTTTTTACAGGGAAAAAACATGCTGGAAAAGCGCCAATACTTCTTGGACAATTTAGACTGGATTAGGACGGGATTGATGTTTGAGCCACGGGGTCACGATATGATGTCCGGCTCAATGCTTTTTCCCCCACATAATCCTGAGAATGATGTGGCGGTGCTGTTTATCGAAACCAGCGGATGCTTGGCTATGTGTGGACATGGGACGATTGGAACAGTAACCATAGCAATCGAGGAAGGATTGATATACCCAAAGGTTCCCGGAAAGCTGAGACTGGAGACGCCGGCCGGATTGGTTCTAGTGGAATACAAACAAGAAGGAAAAAAGGTGAAATCCGTAAAGCTGACGAATGTAAAAAGCTTTCTGGCTGAGGAAGGATTGGAAATAGAATCTGATGAATTGGGAAAACTGACAGTGGACGTGGCCTATGGTGGCAACTTCTATTGCATCGTTGACCCACAGGAAAATTTTCCAGGGTTAGAGCATTATAAAGCTGAGCAATTAATTACCATGGCCCGTTCGCTTCGTCAAAAAATGAACGAGAAATATGAGTTTGTGCATCCTGAGCATCCTGAGATCAAAGGACTTTCACATGTACTTTGGACAGGTAAAACGCTTGATCCTACCAGCACTGCCAGAAATGCAGTATTCTATGGTGACAAGGCAATCGACCGGTCTCCCTGCGGAACAGGAACTTCGGCCAGACTTGCACAGTGGTATGCCAAAGGGCTGTTGAAACCGGGAGAAGACTTCATCCATGAGAGCTTCATCGGGTCTAAATTCGTCGGCAGGATAGTAAAAGAAACAGAGATAGCCGGCAAACCTGCCATCATTCCAAGTATAGAAGGTTGGGCAAAAGTCTACGGCTACAATACAATAATTCTCGACGACGACGATCCGTATGTGCATGGATTCCAAGTGATTTAAAAAGACTTTAGACACAAGACATAAGTATCAAGACTAAGTGCATTGTCTTGCATCTTGATACTAGCTACTTGATACTTATTCATGAAACCAACCCTCATCATCGGCGGCGGAATAATCGGCCTGTTTTCCGCATATTTTCTTCAAAAAGAAGGGATAGAAGTTCAGGTAATCGATCAAGGCGATATGCAGATAAATTGCTCCACGGGCAATGCCGGCATGATTGTGCCCAGCCACATTATCCCCCTGGCAGCTCCCGGCATGATCAGCAAAGGGATTTCTTGGATGTTTTCGTCCAAAAGTCCTTTTTACATCCATCCCCGATTGGATGCCAAGCTGTTGAAATGGTGCTACCAATTCTATAAAGCCGCCACCCCTGCCCATGTGAAGCGAAGTGTGCCCGTATTGAAAAATCTGAGTTTGCTAAGTAAAGCTCTTTATACGGAATTCAGGGATGAGCATCCGGAATCTCTTATCACGCTTCAAGAAAAAGGACTGATGATGATCTATCAGACGGAGGCAGTGGAAAAGGAAGAAATCGAATTCGCTCATCTTGCTAATACAAACGGCCTACAGGCGGATATTCTTACTCCCAATGATATCCGCACCTTCGAGCCAAATCTGGAAGTGAAAGCCCGTGGAGCGGTAAGATTCCCGGGAGATGCGCACTTGGACCCGGGAAAACTATACGCTTTTCTGAAGAGCTACTTACTGGAAAAAGGAGTGAAATTCCATCCAAATACCCAAGTGACTGGCTTTGAGAAAAAAGGAAGCGTAGTAAATGCCGTAATCACGGACAAGCAGAAAATCGATGTGGACAAGGTCATTCTATGTGGAGGATCTTGGTCTGGGGAATTGGCTGAAATGCTGAATTTCTCACTTCCTATGATGGGGGGAAAGGGCTATTCATTTCTTCAGGAAAATAATCCTGAAATTATGCAATCCTCGATTCTGACAGAAATGAAGGTGGCCGTAAGCCCATATGGCCCGCAAATCCGCTTTGGAGGAACAATGGAAATTGCAGGGGTCAATCAAAGGGTAAATATTAATCGCGTAAAAGGGATTTTCGAAGCTATCAACCGCTATTACCCGGAATTTGAAGCCAAATTCCCTGAAGAAAAAAACATCTGGAAAGGCTTGAGACCCTGCTCCCCAGATGGTCTTCCTTACATTGGATTTGCTCCCGGTTATTCCAATGTGTTGGTAAACAGCGGGCATTCCATGATGGGGATCAGTCTTGCTCCTGCCTCCGGCAAAATCATCAGTGAACTGCACCGGCAAAAAGACACTACATTGGAATTGACCGGATTTGAAGTAGGCCGATATAACTGAGCATAAACTAGGACATCTGAAATTGAGTCCTTCGAGGTTTAGAAAACCTTGAAGGACTTATTTTTTTGTATAAATCCTAAACCATTTCATTAAATTGCTATTATGAAATCGAGCATGACTCAAAAGTCACACACTGGAATAATTAATATATGCGAGATTCCATGTGGCCATTGAAAGTCAAATTATAAACAGATGAAACCTGAAGATAAAGACACTGTACAAGAGCCATTTACAGAATATGGGATGTATTCTTATGCGGACTATCTGACTTGGGAGATCGATGAAATGGTCGAGCTAATCAAGGGCAAAGTGTTTCGTTCTGCCGCAGCTGCCCCTAGAAGAAAGCATCAGGAAGTAGGCGGATTACTATATTCTAGATTTTTGATTCATCTGGAAGGAAAAAACTGCAAGGTATTTATCGCTCCGTTTGATGTGAGGTTACCAATTAAATCCAAAAAGAACGAAGAGATATTCACAGTCGTTCAGCCGGATATCTGCGTAGTTTGTGACCGGTCCAAATTGGATGATGCCGGATGCGTCGGAGCACCGGATTTAATAGTAGAAGTGCTTTCTCCCGGGAACAATAAGAAGGAATTAAGGAACAAATATGAAGTTTATGAAGAGTCCGGAGTAACCGAATATTGGGTAATTCACCCGGATGAGGAAACGTTGGTTATCAATAAACTGATAGATGGCAACTATGTTCCCTCCCGGCTTTTCACACACGGTGACATTGTAAAGTCAGATTGTATCGCCGGTTTTGAGATTGATCTGGAAGAATTTTTTGAGAAAATAGATTGAGTGCAGTTCCATAGTGTTGGTTCTAAGCAGAAAACAAATCAATCCAGAGATAAAAAAATCCCGCTTCAGGAGAAGCAGGATAACAGTTCGGCACAAAATCCCAATCGGCTAAGTCGTATAGACCGAATTGAACATCACATAATCCGTAGTTAGATCCGATCCCCAACCTACGCCTTCTTCATCTCCTGTATTGAGTTCGAGTTTTACCCTGATATGGGATTCTCGAAGTAATTTTTTCATGTAAGACTTCTCGAATTCCACCGGATTTCCTTTTTCTAAAACCTGAACAAGATGTTTCTGATCCCCAATAAAAAGGTTGACTTTCTTATAATTAAAAGAAACCCCTGCATTACCTGCCGCAGCGATAATCCGTCCCCAATTTGGATCACGGCCAAACATAGCTGTTTTCACTAGTGTAGAATCCGAAATCGCACGGATAAGTGTTCTTGCAATGGCCTCCGTCCTCGCATTGGTTACTCTGTATTCTATAAACTTTGACGCCCCTTCGCCATCCGACACAATCAGTTTAGCCAAATGAGTCAATAGCTCAAGTAGTTTTTCTAAAAAAACCTCATAGCCTGGATCTTCCTTACTTGATATTTTTCGATTTCCTGCCAATCCATTGGCCAATACAGCCACCATATCATTGGTAGAAGTATCTCCATCCACAGTAATCATATTGAACGATCGATCCACACAGTAAGTCACCGCCTCTTGAAGGAGTTTCTCGTCAATGTTAAAATCCGTCACTACAAAAGCCAGCATAGTCGCCATATTAGGATGAATCATCCCAGAACCTTTGGCTACGCCCCCCATATTGATCATCGCTCCGTCATGCTCAAAGTCGATAAAACCTTCCTTAGCAAAGGTATCTGTCGTCAAAATAGCATTCGCGACAAATGAGCCTGCCTTCAACTCATTACTAAGCTTGGGAATATTGACCTTCAGACCTTCTACTACGTCCTCAGTAGGAAATTCCACTCCAATTATGCCTGTAGATGCTACGATCACGTCGTCTTCCGAAATCCCCAAAGCCTTGGCAGTAGTACGAACCATCGCTTCTGCGCCTTCACGACCCTGATCTCCTGTGCATGCGTTAGCATTACCCGCATTACAGATAATAACCTGAGCTCTATTGTTGGCCAGATGCTTTTCGGTGATTTTAATAGGCTCGGCACGCACTTTATTTTGGGTCAAAGTTCCCGCAGCTGCAGCCGGAACTTCAGAATATATGATAGCCAAATCCCTTTTCATGGATTTCACTCCAGTGTGAGCCCCCCAGCATTTAATGCCACGTACATTGGTAATATTTTTAATCATCTTTTTCTTTATTAAGGTTTTAACGGCACTTGATTCAATCCTTCTGACTCCGCCAAACCAAACATTAAATTCATATTATGGACCGCTTGGCTGGCGGCGCCTTTCAGCAAGTTATCAATGACAGAAATCACAATTACCCGTTCTGTTCTTTCATCCCACACAGGGAAAACATCGCAAAAATGACTTCCTCTCACATCTTTGATTCCAGGAGCTTGATTTCTCAATCTTACAAAAGGTTTGTCTTGATAAAAGTCCCTATAAATTTCCGTCAACTTCTCTTGATTCATATCTCCTGTGACTTTGGCATAAGCTGTCACCAAAATACCCCTATCTACCGGAAGTAGATGGGGGGTAAATTGGACTGCCGTCTGATGTCCTGCCAACGCACCCAATTGCTCCTCTATCTCAATGGTATGCCGATGCCCTGCAATTCCATATGCCTTGAAATTCTCATTCACGCTGGAAAAATGAGTTGTCGCACTCGCCTTCACGCCTGCTCCCGTAAGGCCTGACTTCGCATCTATGATGAGCGATTTTTCCCGTACCAATCGCTTCGCAAAAAGCGGAGCCATGCTAAGTATAGACGCTGTAGGATAGCAACCCGGATTAGCAACCAGATTGGCTCCTTTGATCTGCTCCGCAAAAAGCTCAGGCAAACCATATACCGCAGCATCAAATCCTTCCGGATAGCTATGTTTTTTGTCATACCATTGTTCATAGACTTCTTTGCCGGAAAGCCTAAAATCTCCTGAAAGGTCAATGATCTTTGCGCCGGAATCTTTCCATTTGGCTACAAAATCCATGGAAACCCCATGTGGTAAGGCCAAGAAAATCACATCCGGATTACTATTCCCAACCTCATCTGCACTTACCAAAGGAATGTCCAATCGATTGAAAAACTGTGGATGCAAATCCGAGAAAGGCTTACCCACATGCGATTCAGAAGTGATTATTTCTATAGTAACTTCACTGTGATTGAGAAGTAATCTCGCTAACTCAGATCCTGTAAATCCGGATGCTCCTACTATGGCCGCTTTTAATTTCTGATTGCTCATATTAGGCAGTAACTGCGGTTTCTGTTAAGATTTCGTCCAATTTTTCAAGAAAAATATTCAGCTCATCTCTGCTGATATTAAGGGCTGGCACAAGTCTCAAAATATTTCCGGCAGTCGCATTGGCAACGATTCCTTCTTCGAGCAATTTCAATACAACCGGCTTGGCTTCAGATTTCATTTTTATTCCAAGCATCAACCCTACGCCCCTAACGGATTCAAGCTCATCATGCTTTGTAATTAATTCATCCAATTTTCCTCTCAGCCATTCGCCCGTTTCTGTCGCCCGCTTGCAAAGCTGCTCTTCATTGATCACCTCAATAGTTGCTATCGCCGAAGCCGCCACCAATGGATTGCCTCCAAAAGTAGTCCCGTGATCCCCAAACTCTATAGCACTTGCCACTTTCTCATTGCAAAGCACAGCCCCAATCGGCGCACCGCCACCCAACCCCTTGGCCAACGTCATGATATCTGGCTGTACTCCAAAAAGGTCTTTTGCAAACCATTTCCCGGTTCTACCGATTCCGCACTGGATTTCATCAAAAATCAATAAAACCCCTTTCTCATCACAAAGCTTTCTCAATCCTTCCAAATAAGCTTTTTCCGCAGGAACAACGCCCCCTTCTCCCTGAATCGGCTCCACAATAACGCCTGCTGTATCCTCGTCTATTGCAGCTTCAACAGCCGCAAGATCATTAAATGATACTTGGGCAAACCCGGTGGGGATAGGCCCAAAGCCCTGCTGATATTTCTCTTGGCCCGTAGCAATAGTCGCTAAAGTCCTTCCATGAAAGGAATTATGCATGGAAATGATTTTTCCACCCCTGTCGTGCTTATGCGCATACCTCCTTGCAATTTTGATTGCCCCCTCCACTGACTCTGCTCCACTATTTGTAAGAAAAACGCGATCCAACCCTGAGATTTTCACGAGTAATTCACTCAATGCAACCTGCTGAGGACTTACGAAGAAGTTGGAAACATGCATCAACTGAGCTGCCTGCTCCTGAATCGCTTTTACGACTTTCGGATGGCAATGCCCCACATTGGTAACAGCGATACCGGCCAACAAATCAATGTATTCTTTCCCATCTGCATCCCAGAGTCTACTCCCTTTTCCTTTTATAAAAGCTAAAGGAAAGCGATTGAATGTGGGTAAATAATTCTCTTTGTCTTTTGTATATAAATCTTGGTTAGTCATAGTCTTTTATAGTGTCAAAGTAGTTCCAATTTTCTCCCTGTCAATTACATAATCCGAGATCTGCTTAGGTTTGGTGCCATTTAGAATAATTGCTTTTTTCACCCCTTCTTGCAAAGCCAGCATACAGGATTGAATTTTTGGGATCATTCCTCCTTGGATGGTAGTTCCCATATGGGCCTTCACGGTAGTTTCATTAAGTTGATCGATGATTGAAGCCGGATCCGGGTAATTGAGAAACAGTCCATCTACATCCGTCAGAACAATAAGTTGATCGGCATTCACAGCAGCAGCCAGTTTTCCCGCAAACGTATCCGCATTGATATTGTAGGACGTGCCATCCGCCCCATCAGCCAGACAGGCCACCACAGGCACATAACCTGATTTGCAAAGCAGATTGATCAGGCTATTGTCGATGTCGGTGATTTCACCCACCATGCCTAAATCCACCCTACTACCGTCGGCTGAGGTGTGGAGATATTTTTTAGCCCGGACCATTCCCGCATCCTTGCCGGAAAGACCGATGGCTTTCAGTTTATTTTGATTGAGCGTGGAGATCAAGTCTGCATTGACTTCTCCTATCAGGGCTTTTTGAATTTCTGCAAAAGCTATAGCCTCCGTGACCCTAAGACCATCTACAAAATGTGATTTGATGGCGGCCTTTTCCAGTGCTTTATTGATAAATGGCCCCCCCCCGTGTACCATGATTACTTCATATCCTGCTTCTTGAAGTTTAAAAATCTGCGCAGCAATTTCCTGCTGCAACTGGGGGTTTATCATCGCATTCCCACCATATTTGATGAGAATTCTTTGCTTAGACATTTCTACTTTTTTTATATTAAATTGACTTTTTCCAAATCCGGCTCCCCCTTATGGCTAGACAGTATTGGAAACAAATCAGAATTGAATTTCAGTTTTTAAGTGTTGAGAACTTGACATATACAGGTTTAACTTACTTAACCCGTTATTATCAAACAACCTTCGTACCGAAAGAGAATATTCTTCAGAATACTGCGATGTTATTGGAATAGTGAAACAAAAAACTCTTAAAAGCCAAACGAAAAATACTTACCCGACTTGGCAAGGTGACAGCCTGTCAGTAAACCCCACTAAAACACCGACCCAAATCTCCCTACTATAGTCTCCTTAATGAACTCATTTTTGGGTAAATTAAAGATGATACCCTAACATCCCCTCAAAGTTTTTGGGAGTAAGTACTTCTAGCTTAGACTCAGGGTATGCATCAGTAAACGTTGTGGAAAACCTGACTTTCGATTTATCACTCCACTTGCATTCTATTGCAATCATTTGTCCTTCCACCTCTTCAATAAAATCTATTTCCTGCTGAGCTGTAGTTCTCCAGAAATAGTACTTAGCATCCACATTTTTATAGGCTTGGTATTTCATGCGTTCCACGAGAAAATAATTCTCCCAAAGTGCCCCAGAATCAGTCCTGTTGATCAGTTGGTTGAAATTGCCTAGAATCGCATTCCTAATTCCACAGTCATAGAAATAAATCTTTTTTCCTTTCTTCAATTCAGTCCTCACGTTTCTATTGTACGCGGGAACTCTAAAGATCACAAAGGCTTTTTCCAGTAGGTCAATATATTTTTCTACTGTAACCTTATCCGCGCCTACTATTTGGGCAAGTTCATGGTAATTAACTCCACTGCCCAACTGAAGAGCTAGAGCTTTGAGCAATTTCTCCAACAAGACAGGTTTTTTAATTTGCTCCAGCATTAGCAGATCTTTGTAAAGATAACTTCCTGTCAGAAGCTTCAAAAGCTCCTTTTCTTCTCCCGGATTTGTTACGATTTCAGGATAGCATCCATAAATCATCCTATGCTCAATCATGCGTTTTTCTGCCAGCAAACCATGATGATTAACCATTTCCCCAAAACTCAAAGGGTATAGGAAAAATTCAAATTTACGTCCAGTCAAGGGCTCGTTAGAAAGATTTGCCAAATCAAAAGCAGACGATCCCGTCGCAACAACTTGGATATCTTTCAACTGATCTACGATTATTTTCAATGTCAGCCCAATTCCGGGGATTCGTTGAGCTTCATCAATAAAAAGTATTTTATTATCTCCAAGAATGCTCTTAAGCCGAGCCGCAGAGACATCAGTAAGTTCGGACCGGACATCAGCCTCATCCCCATTCATATATAAGCGTGGATCTGCTATTTCCGCAAGCATGGTTTCACATAGAGTGCTTTCACCAACTTGCCGTGGCCCTAAGAGCAATATCGCCTTATTCCGAAATAAACGTTCCTTGATTGATGGTATTATAGTCCTTACGATTGGGGCTGATGACATATCAAGCAAAGTGTAATCACAAATTTAATATCATTTTTGTGATTTAACTCTTTTCCAACACCTTCACCATCTTATCAAATCCCTTTTTGATTTCTGCTAACTGGTGGTCTCTGGAACCTTCCAACGCTTCTTTTGGAGCTGATGTGGCAATTAGGAATTGACTATAGATTTCCGAAAACTCAATCGAACGCTGATTGCCTTTCAATCCCCAAGTATCCAAGTAGGCACCAAGCTTCTCTACTTTCAATCCCACATGCGGCACGGCATAGCTTAAAGCCGTAATTGCTCCATGCAAGCTCGTACCCACATAGCACTTGGCATTGGCGATGAGATACATGATGTCCCAGATATTATCCGCATCAAAATAGCTATAGGGGCTTTTCATAAGCGAACCCAATTCCTGCAGAGCTTCATGATCGTCATGGTCCAAAGCCTTTCCAATAGGGCAAAGGCAGATTTCAGTTTTCCCTTTTTGATAAATTTCATCCAGTCCACCGGCAATTACTTGCTCGTGCCCACGGGTAGTCTTCTTGTTTATCTGCGCAAACACGTACTTACCGGCATGTTTTTCCACATACTCCGCTACTTCAGAGGTGATTCTTTTTTTGAGAAAATCCAATGGATAAAATTCCGACATCAAGATGGCTGAATCAGGAAACAGATCGGCATGGAGTCCGTTTTTCTTCAAATTATCTACAGTCAGCTGATCGCGCACTGCGAAATAATCCGCATTCTGAAGCTTCTCCTTCAGAAAACCATATTTAGCAAAAACTGCAGGGCTTAGACCGGAACCTCCCAAGGAATTCAAAGCCACAGACTGTACTCCGGCAAAATCAGACTTGTCAAACACAAAAGGAAGGGTGGTTTTTCCTTTGAGGATTTTCTTGGTCCAGGCATTCAAATCCAGCACCTTATTGACTTTTACATGACTTTTATTGATTCGCTGAAAAAGGGGATTCAAAGCAGCATACAGCGAATTCCAAGTCACTCCCAACGCCTCGCCGCCTGCTACGATCACATGTACCGGATCCGACGGATTATTACATGCTTTATAAAACTGCTGAAGACCTTTGGTAGGCAGTCCCCCCACACGGGACAGGTCACTCTCTACTAACCCGAAATATTCAAATTCGAAATCTTTCCCGTATGAACTCAATTGCCTTTCGATCACCAATGGAAAAAGTAAATCTCCGTAATTGTATCGGTCGAAAGCTCCTATGATTAAGACTTTTGTCATGTGTTTGTTTTAAATTGTAGGTCATAGATTAAAGTCTACAGCCCATTATGGTGCCTCAAAAGCTCCCAGACTTAACCTAAAGCATAGTGTGAAACTTGTTTTTGCATGGCGTGAAAGACTCCCTGCAAAAAAGATACTTAATTTTAAATCCGGAGAAATTAACCATAGGAACTATTTTTGGTAAGTAGCACGTAAATTCATTACAAAATTATCAAAAGACCATTTTGAGCACCAAACCAGTTGCCGTCAATCGTATTTTTTCAGGTTCAGTCTGGGGAATTTTAGCCAAAATTCTGGATGCAGCTGCTAAGTTTGTAACCATTCCACTACTGGTAGGCTATTATGGAAAAGCAGACTATGGATTGATCGCCTTAGCATTCTCGTTAAATGCCTATTTAAGGCTGATGGATTTAGGAATGAATGTGGGTTCTGTACGCTTTTTCTCCATGTGGGAAGCCAAAGCTGACTGGGAAAACATCGGAAAAGCTTCCCGCTCCAGTATCATTTTCTATGGCACAATTGGGCTTATCAACGCACTGATTTTCATGTTTATGGCCAATTATGGCCAATTTTTCTTCAATCTAAATTCTGATCAGATCCCTACCTACAGGATCATGATGTATATACTTTCGGCCAGTACAGTTTTGAATTGGTTATCGAATGTCATCATCCAATTACTCAGTGCCAAAGACGAACTGGGTTATGTGAACCGGGTTACGGTGGTAAGCAGCTTGCTCAACTTTATTATGGCAATCGCGGCCATACATTTTAAGTGGTCATTACCGGTTTATTTTCTGTTTTACACACTTTCGACACTGGTTCCTATTCCACTGAATATTATTCGGTTACGGATTTTCCCCATTCCTGTGGGGCAACTCCTTAAACCAAAATGGGATGGTAAGATTTTTAGAGAAATCATGGGCTATAGTTCAGCGATATTTCTCATGGGGCTTTTCCAGCTGACCGCAAACGAGTTGCGCCCTATCCTACTGGCAAAATTCGCTTCAGGCATAGATGTTCTCACAGATTACCGTGTGATACAGACCATTGCAATGTTGATTATTTCCTTTGGGACAATCTTTCTCCAGGTGCTGCTGCCATCGGCATCCAAAGTATACCAGGAGGGAAACCACGTTAAAATGGAAAAGATGGTTTTTACCGCCACCCGGTACATTTCAATCTTTCTAAGTTTTATCGTATTCCTGCTGGTGCTGAATTCTGAATCAATTCTTCTCCTCTATATGGGGAAAGACTACCTCCATTTGGCTGTTTGGTTGAATATTTGGCTCCTCACAGTGCTACTTAATATGCACAATACCCCAGTGGCAAGTTTGGTGCTTTCTTCGGGCAAGACCCGCTTCTTGATTTACTCCTCAGCGACAGCGTGTATTCTTTCGCTTCCCATCACTGTTGTACTGGCACCTACATTGAATGTGGGAGCAGCAGTTATAGGCTATCTGGCCTATATGCTGATACAAATCGGTTTTTTCTATGTTTATTACATTCCTAAAGTGCTAAAGTTAGATAGCAAGAAGATTTTCTTGGGTGCTTTTTCACCTTCCGTCTTGGGCGCTATCGTGGCATTTGCCGTTGCCTTTGGTGCAGGCAAATTGATAGATATTCCTGAAAGTTTGCTTGGAATGATCGTGCTTTCGGTGATTTTCACTACGGTTTTTGCCGCATTCCATTTTCTGTTT contains:
- a CDS encoding aldehyde dehydrogenase (NADP(+)); translated protein: MIDQIFTAATEAFLQYKNMPANLKADFLDKIAEILETNRSQIVPVAVRESNLPEGRINGELGRTTGQIKLFATMVREGSWLEATIDPGDPQRSPLPKADIRKMLIPIGPVVVFGASNFPLAFSTAGGDTISALAAGCPVVYKGHPAHPETSRLVAECIHKAVISSDLPEGVFIHVEGGIEIGQALVKHPLAKAVAFTGSHAGGKALFDLASKREEPIPVYAEMGSVNPVFTFPAKLENELVPLAQSYVSSLTMGAGQFCTNPGLIFVPSTHAKAFETAITQEIKDIAGSPMLHPGIAKAYYESVEYYQTREELKWIKVADPKHLINGSPALAEIKASDWLADDIFQKEVFGAFALMVVYDSPNELVEVAKKLHGQLTITIWGDVPELKKNAALINLLEEKCGRLLFQGVPTGVEVGYAMQHGGPYPSTTDSKSTSVGAGAIKRFARPIAFQDMHPDLLPDALKNENPMKIVRQVNGKFTADKI
- a CDS encoding 4-hydroxyproline epimerase, whose amino-acid sequence is MSTRHTFSCIDAHTCGNPVRVVSGGVPFLQGKNMLEKRQYFLDNLDWIRTGLMFEPRGHDMMSGSMLFPPHNPENDVAVLFIETSGCLAMCGHGTIGTVTIAIEEGLIYPKVPGKLRLETPAGLVLVEYKQEGKKVKSVKLTNVKSFLAEEGLEIESDELGKLTVDVAYGGNFYCIVDPQENFPGLEHYKAEQLITMARSLRQKMNEKYEFVHPEHPEIKGLSHVLWTGKTLDPTSTARNAVFYGDKAIDRSPCGTGTSARLAQWYAKGLLKPGEDFIHESFIGSKFVGRIVKETEIAGKPAIIPSIEGWAKVYGYNTIILDDDDPYVHGFQVI
- a CDS encoding FAD-binding oxidoreductase, whose translation is MKPTLIIGGGIIGLFSAYFLQKEGIEVQVIDQGDMQINCSTGNAGMIVPSHIIPLAAPGMISKGISWMFSSKSPFYIHPRLDAKLLKWCYQFYKAATPAHVKRSVPVLKNLSLLSKALYTEFRDEHPESLITLQEKGLMMIYQTEAVEKEEIEFAHLANTNGLQADILTPNDIRTFEPNLEVKARGAVRFPGDAHLDPGKLYAFLKSYLLEKGVKFHPNTQVTGFEKKGSVVNAVITDKQKIDVDKVILCGGSWSGELAEMLNFSLPMMGGKGYSFLQENNPEIMQSSILTEMKVAVSPYGPQIRFGGTMEIAGVNQRVNINRVKGIFEAINRYYPEFEAKFPEEKNIWKGLRPCSPDGLPYIGFAPGYSNVLVNSGHSMMGISLAPASGKIISELHRQKDTTLELTGFEVGRYN
- a CDS encoding Uma2 family endonuclease produces the protein MKPEDKDTVQEPFTEYGMYSYADYLTWEIDEMVELIKGKVFRSAAAAPRRKHQEVGGLLYSRFLIHLEGKNCKVFIAPFDVRLPIKSKKNEEIFTVVQPDICVVCDRSKLDDAGCVGAPDLIVEVLSPGNNKKELRNKYEVYEESGVTEYWVIHPDEETLVINKLIDGNYVPSRLFTHGDIVKSDCIAGFEIDLEEFFEKID
- the argJ gene encoding bifunctional glutamate N-acetyltransferase/amino-acid acetyltransferase ArgJ codes for the protein MIKNITNVRGIKCWGAHTGVKSMKRDLAIIYSEVPAAAAGTLTQNKVRAEPIKITEKHLANNRAQVIICNAGNANACTGDQGREGAEAMVRTTAKALGISEDDVIVASTGIIGVEFPTEDVVEGLKVNIPKLSNELKAGSFVANAILTTDTFAKEGFIDFEHDGAMINMGGVAKGSGMIHPNMATMLAFVVTDFNIDEKLLQEAVTYCVDRSFNMITVDGDTSTNDMVAVLANGLAGNRKISSKEDPGYEVFLEKLLELLTHLAKLIVSDGEGASKFIEYRVTNARTEAIARTLIRAISDSTLVKTAMFGRDPNWGRIIAAAGNAGVSFNYKKVNLFIGDQKHLVQVLEKGNPVEFEKSYMKKLLRESHIRVKLELNTGDEEGVGWGSDLTTDYVMFNSVYTT